A section of the Primulina eburnea isolate SZY01 chromosome 1, ASM2296580v1, whole genome shotgun sequence genome encodes:
- the LOC140813786 gene encoding putative recombination initiation defects 3 produces MKMKINKACDLSSISVLPPQSRRSIAVHNGSESSSIFGRNRATSDLRPQQSQQSLSQGISSQHGLFSQFSQNSQDEILTSEKIGSQERENSLKRTSCLPPINCTREETQMMMIPKTSSTLIRKWTGQDHKCQISEELEHRIGMVETSLSRLGMILDSVQSDIMQGNKGTKEVALEMEGVRQKLIALDDSMLLMSKGQEDIKTRLDLGLTSVSDQIKQSKSNQENYREIFSILSSLSEKIDTQMTKLQHHLFKNFSKDMQAIACNMKKFIQLQETSPIHGREAAKVCGTMHEVFFPTNATMHVKAQQACLVPKDEMGRWTSVKPKQATFEVGNCNKIINQEREWRVLIESDEELDGGFSCLLKEKGRDNEEYSFEAVEEETARILRNARKRKRKHSNTIIIN; encoded by the exons ATGAAGATGAAGATCAACAAAGCCTGCGATTTGAGCTCCATATCCGTTCTTCCCCCTCAATCTAG GAGATCAATTGCAGTACACAACGGATCAGAGTCTTCCTCGATCTTCGGCAGAAATCGAGCCACATCAGATCTGCGACCACAACAGTCACAACAATCGTTATCACAGGGGATTTCATCTCAACACGGTCTCTTTTCTCAGTTTTCACAAAATTCTCAGGATGAGATCCTCACTAGCGAG AAAATAGGATCTCAAGAAAGAGAGAATTCATTGAAGAGGACATCTTGCTTGCCTCCAATCAACTGCACACGAGAAGAGACACAGATGATGATGATACCTAAAACTTCCAGCACTTTAATACGCAAGTGGACTGGCCAAGATCACAAAT GCCAGATCAGTGAAGAGCTTGAACACAGAATTGGAATGGTCGAAACTTCACTTAGCAGGCTTGGAATGATCTTGGACTCAGTTCAGAGTGACATCATGCAAGGGAACAAGGGTACAAAAGAAGTAGCATTAGAGA TGGAAGGCGTGAGGCAGAAGTTAATCGCTCTCGATGATTCAATGCTGTTAATG AGCAAAGGACAAGAAGATATAAAAACTCGACTTGACTTGGGTTTGACATCCGTGTCTGATCAAATCAAGCAGAGTAAAAGCAACCAAGAGAATTACAGGGAAATTTTTTCAATACTTTCGTCTCTATCGGAGAAAATTGACACTCAAATGACAAAGCTGCAGCACCACCTCTTCAAGAATTTCAGCAAAGATAtgcag GCAATTGCTTGTAACATGAAGAAGTTTATACAATTACAAGAAACTTCTCCCATTCACGGACGTGAG GCTGCCAAAGTTTGTGGCACCATGCACGAAGTGTTTTTCCCTACCAA TGCAACAATGCATGTGAAAGCACAGCAAGCTTGTTTAGTCCCGAAGGATGAAATGGGCAGATGGACGTCTGTAAAACCCAAGCAAGCAACTTTTGAAGTTGGAAATTGTAACAAAATCATTAACCAG GAACGGGAATGGAGAGTTTTGATTGAATCGGATGAGGAGCTTGATGGAGGTTTCTCCTGCTTGCTTAAAGAAAAGGGGAGAG ATAACGAGGAATATTCGTTCGAGGCGGTGGAGGAGGAGACTGCACGGATACTTAGGAATGCCAGGAAAAGAAAGAGGAAACACAGCAATACCATCATTATAAACTGA
- the LOC140839090 gene encoding zinc finger CCCH domain-containing protein 12-like, with product MDYRREIGFSGGNVVQILTGNSGNGVDENWSPGSTDHAIWATEDEYGMWNGEASMDMNTNLNYEGRSSQSRSGSEPPSKRSRSSQSVDVTASNRSRAIGKMFYKTKLCCKFRAGTCPYITNCNFAHSIEELRKPPPNWQEIVAGNDDERPMSSEPREEFQIPIFGVSDEAQRSYKGRHCKKFYTEEGCPYGESCTFLHDEQSKSRESVAISLGPGSGGGYGGNGSGSNLKPSNWKTRICNKWELTGYCPFGSKCHFAHGAAELHRYGGGASDAEAVDSSTPDAKHGTVPPKTSVDAVVTTVPSVPHSDLYHVGVPSQRLPTMVQKTGHRPTQKWKGPDKISKIYGDWIDDL from the exons ATGGATTATCGCCGAGAAATTGGATTTTCTGGTGGAAATGTTGTGCAAATACTAACCGGAAACTCCGGAAATGGTGTTGATGAGAATTGGAGTCCTGGGTCCACTGATCATGCTATTTGGGCAACTGAAGATGAGTATGGGATGTGGAATGGAGAAGCCTCCATGGACATGAATACAAATTTGAATTATGAGGGGAGGTCATCCCAATCTCGATCGGGAAGTGAACCTCCAAGTAAAAGATCCAGGAGTTCCCAATCAGTGGATGTGACAGCTTCTAACCGGTCCAGAGCCATTGGAAAGATGTTCTATAAAACCAAACTGTGTTGCAAATTTAGAGCTGGCACTTGTCCATATATCACCAACTGCAATTTTGCCCATAGCATTGAAGAACTTAGGAAACCTCCCCCGAATTGGCAAGAAATCGTGGCCGGCAATGATGATGAGCGGCCCATGTCGTCGGAGCCGAGGGAGGAATTTCAGATACCAATATTTGGGGTTAGTGACGAAGCACAGAGGTCTTATAAAGGGCGGCATTGCAAAAAATTTTATACCGAGGAAGGATGTCCATATGGTGAGAGCTGTACGTTCCTTCATGACGAGCAATCAAAATCCCGTGAAAGTGTTGCGATAAGTTTGGGCccgggaagtggtggtggatATGGTGGAAATGGAAGTGGATCAAACTTGAAGCCTTCCAATTGGAAAACGAGGATTTGTAACAAGTGGGAACTAACAGGGTATTGTCCCTTTGGTAGCAAGTGTCATTTTGCTCATGGAGCTGCAG AACTGCATCGTTATGGTGGAGGGGCATCAGACGCAGAAGCCGTAGATTCTTCTACTCCTGATGCCAAGCATGGAACAGTCCCTCCTAAAACTTCAGTCGACGCTGTTGTCACAACTGTCCCTTCTGTTCCTCATTCGGATTTGTATCATGTTGGAGTTCCATCACAAAGGTTGCCTACTATGGTACAGAAGACTGGGCACAGACCAACTCAGAAATGGAAAGGTCCAGATAAAATTAGCAAAATCTATGGTGATTGGATTGATGATCTCTGA
- the LOC140813795 gene encoding ferric reduction oxidase 2-like, whose translation MSSHGGNSVARMVITAVVLVIFAGYLLLWIMTPTNTFRQTWLMDLRTQTASTFFGTTQGATYLVFTFPILFIATLGCVYLHLGKKTRENNHTEGSRAEICKLGLWRRPVIVKGLGIVSRIELAFFLMFIALLLWNFATYLRLSFRTITPISAAKSGEKVWEAKLDSVGLRLGLTGNIALSFLFFPVTRGSSVLPLFGLTSEASVKHHIWLGHIVMTLFTAHGLCYIIFWASTHELSEMLKWENTGVSHVAGELSLLAGLALWVTTFPRIRRKIFELFFYTHHLYILFVFFYVVHVGISYTSIMLPGFFLFMIDRYLRFLQSRRGVRLISARILPCETVELNFSKSIGLSYTPTSIMFLNLPTISKLQWHPFTITSSSSLESDKLSVMIKGEGKWSKKLYQILSSGSPPVERLDVSVEGPYGPASTDFLRHDLLVMVSGGSGVTPFISIIRELIHTSQTLKLKTPKILLIAAFKSSADLTMLDLILPISGAPSMFSDLVIQVEAYVTREKEPTIQQRKGVRAVWFKPNPSDAPITPILGQNNWLWLGAIISSSFIIYLILIGIVTRFYIYPVDLNSNKIFSSSSRAALHILFICVGIIMASTVAFLLNKTRNFQETSQIQNMEGATPIASTNSLYYNADRELESLPQQSISQSINVHYGERPDLKRFLLEIRESSVGVLVSGPKKLRHEAAKICSSRLAANLQFESISFSW comes from the exons ATGTCTTCTCACGGCGGCAACAGCGTGGCGAGGATGGTGATAACTGCGGTGGTGCTGGTGATCTTTGCCGGATATCTCTTACTGTGGATAATGACACCCACTAATACTTTTAGACAGACTTGGCTGATGGACCTCCGAACCCAAACCGCCTCCACTTTCTTTGGAACCACCCAAG GTGCGACTTATCTAGTTTTCACGTTTCCGATATTATTCATTGCCACCTTGGGGTGTGTGTATCTCCATTTAGGAAAGAAAACAAGGGAGAATAATCATACCGAAGG ATCACGTGCAGAGATCTGTAAGTTGGGATTATGGAGGAGGCCAGTTATCGTCAAAGGACTGGGAATAGTGTCTCGGATTGAGCTTGCATTTTTCCTCATGTTTATTGCTCTTCTTCTTTGGAACTTTGCTACTTATCTGCGTCTCAGTTTTCGCACTATTACACCCATTTCTGCAGCAAAATCTGGAGAGAAAGT GTGGGAAGCAAAGCTAGACTCGGTGGGGCTCCGCCTTGGACTGACAGGAAACATAGCCCTATCTTTCCTATTTTTCCCTGTGACACGTGGCTCGTCGGTTCTGCCGCTGTTCGGCCTCACATCCGAGGCCAGTGTGAAACACCACATATGGTTAGGACATATTGTGATGACCCTTTTCACTGCGCATGGCCTTTGCTACATTATCTTTTGGGCCTCCACACATGAATTATCGGAG ATGCTGAAATGGGAAAACACTGGCGTGTCCCATGTAGCAGGAGAGCTATCTTTATTAGCAGGATTGGCTTTGTGGGTTACAACATTTCCAAGAATAAGGAGAAAGATATTTGAGCTATTCTTCTACACACACCACCTATACATTCTCTTTGTTTTCTTCTATGTAGTCCATGTTGGCATTAGCTACACCTCAATTATGCTCCCTGGCTTCTTCCTCTTCATGATCGATCGATACCTCCGATTCTTGCAATCGAGACGAGGGGTGCGTCTCATATCTGCTAGGATTCTGCCCTGCGAAACCGTCGAGCTCAACTTCTCGAAAAGCATAGGTTTAAGTTACACCCCAACCAGTATCATGTTCTTGAATTTGCCCACCATTTCCAAGTTGCAATGGCATCCATTTACCATAACTTCCAGTAGCAGTCTGGAATCTGATAAGCTCAGTGTCATGATCAAAGGTGAAGGAAAATGGTCTAAAAAGCTGTATCAGATTCTATCTTCAGGTTCTCCTCCAGTTGAACGTCTAGACGTCTCTGTCGAAGGACCTTATGGGCCTGCTTCCACAGATTTCCTAAG GCATGACTTGCTAGTGATGGTGAGCGGGGGCAGTGGCGTAACACCTTTCATTTCCATCATTCGGGAGCTCATTCACACGAGCCAAACGTTGAAACTCAAGACACCGAAAATTCTACTCATTGCGGCATTCAAGAGCTCTGCCGATCTAACAATGCTCGATCTCATTCTCCCCATATCTGGTGCACCCTCCATGTTTTCGGACCTGGTGATCCAGGTAGAGGCCTACGTGACACGAGAAAAAGAACCCACCATCCAGCAGAGGAAGGGAGTTAGAGCCGTGTGGTTCAAGCCGAATCCGTCTGATGCTCCCATAACTCCAATCTTAGGCCAAAACAACTGGCTTTGGCTCGGGGCCATAATCTCATCTTCCTTCATAATATACCTTATTCTCATTGGCATTGTGACCCGATTCTACATATACCCTGTCGATCTTAACTCGAATAAGATCTTCTCGTCGTCCTCAAGAGCTGCGCTGCACATATTGTTCATATGTGTCGGCATTATCATGGCGTCAACTGTTGCTTTTCTATTGAATAAGACAAGAAACTTCCAGGAAACGTCACAGATTCAGAACATGGAAGGGGCAACTCCCATAGCTTCAACAAACTCACTGTACTATAATGCAGATAGGGAACTTGAGAGCTTGCCTCAGCAGTCAATTTCGCAATCTATCAACGTGCATTACGGTGAAAGGCCTGATCTCAAAA GATTTCTACTCGAAATCAGAGAGTCAAGCGTTGGGGTTCTTGTTAGCGGGCCTAAGAAGCTTCGGCACGAAGCAGCGAAAATATGTTCATCTCGTTTGGCAGCGAATCTTCAATTCGAATCCATCAGCTTCAGTTGGTGA
- the LOC140809456 gene encoding probable receptor-like protein kinase At5g24010, with protein sequence MSGSEFSGGRACSRSRWPVSDPWQLGKVRSDKACRFMSGRVSQTLCDTFWGLVEPTHEFTRGPDFYIPCQLHSKDNSPKFEDLTLPAMGTGLYSISFTFSLYIFSLSLVCTTVYTFSPIDHYLVNCGSSATETLDPDHRVFTGDDSGFLISTRSTHLLKAESQLDSSSPLYQTARAFNRPAHYAFPISDRGTHHLVRLHFHPRFTNGCCNCFEVEFHVVANGFLLLNNFQVPKGDGLPIIKEFVIPDDLGKLDIMFIPSENSKFGFVNAIEVISAPKDLIADVAQYVDSGKVEWIHGLLRNGLETVHRVNVGGFKVTPFNDSLWRTWVTDDKYLQVRDGSEKIHFGGRIHYQIGGASREVGPDNVYNTARIIKSSDDSIPNSKITLAFEVEKGYRYMVRMHFCDIASVSSGMIYFNVYINGNLAYENLDLSYVTNRLLASPFYADFVVDGGELGNLVVSVGPSNTSLPHAVDGLVNGIEVWKMNNSMGSFGEEVSAEYVWRSWRRGHTGVLIPLAAAVFLLLTASVFMLRKKNGYVGWSRLPVDVSETNLKFANQF encoded by the coding sequence ATGAGTGGAAGTGAGTTTAGCGGTGGGCGAGCATGTAGCAGATCCAGATGGCCGGTGTCTGACCCTTGGCAACTTGGTAAGGTGAGATCAGATAAGGCGTGTCGGTTTATGTCGGGTCGAGTTAGCCAAACTTTATGCGACACGTTTTGGGGTCTGGTTGAGCCCACTCACGAATTCACGCGTGGCCCAGACTTTTATATTCCATGCCAACTTCATTCAAAAGACAATTCTCCCAAGTTTGAAGATCTCACTCTGCCTGCAATGGGGACGGGGCTATACTCCATATCTTTCACTTTCTCTCTCTACATCTTCTCCCTCTCCCTCGTATGCACCACCGTCTACACCTTCTCTCCAATCGATCATTATCTAGTGAACTGTGGCTCAAGCGCTACCGAAACCCTGGACCCGGATCACCGAGTCTTCACCGGTGACGATTCTGGATTTCTCATCTCGACAAGGTCGACTCATTTGTTGAAAGCTGAATCTCAGCTTGATTCGTCCTCTCCTTTGTATCAAACAGCTAGGGCCTTCAATCGTCCAGCGCATTACGCGTTCCCAATTTCAGATCGTGGGACCCATCATTTGGTACGCCTCCATTTTCATCCACGTTTTACGAACGGTTGTTGTAATTGTTTTGAGGTTGAATTTCATGTCGTGGCGAACGGATTCTTGTTGCTAAATAACTTTCAAGTGCCGAAAGGTGATGGTCTTCCCATAATTAAAGAGTTTGTGATCCCTGATGATTTGGGAAAGCTGGATATTATGTTTATCCCGTcagaaaattcaaaatttggGTTTGTGAATGCGATAGAAGTGATATCTGCTCCGAAAGATTTGATTGCTGATGTAGCACAGTACGTTGATAGCGGAAAAGTTGAGTGGATTCATGGGTTGTTGAGAAATGGGTTGGAAACTGTGCATAGAGTGAATGTGGGGGGGTTTAAAGTGACGCCCTTTAACGACTCTTTGTGGAGGACTTGGGTGACTGATGACAAGTACCTACAAGTGAGAGATGGTTCTGAAAAAATTCATTTTGGGGGTCGAATCCATTATCAAATCGGTGGGGCTAGTCGAGAAGTGGGGCCTGATAATGTTTATAATACTGCTAGGATTATAAAAAGCTCAGATGATTCGATTCCAAATTCAAAAATAACGTTGGCATTTGAAGTGGAGAAGGGTTATAGGTATATGGTTCGGATGCATTTTTGCGATATAGCTAGCGTGTCATCAGGaatgatttatttcaatgtttacATTAATGGGAATTTAGCATATGAGAATCTTGATTTGTCTTATGTTACAAATAGACTGCTGGCTTCACCATTTTATGCCGATTTTGTGGTTGATGGGGGGGAATTGGGAAATTTGGTTGTTAGTGTAGGTCCATCGAATACGAGCTTGCCACATGCGGTTGATGGTCTTGTCAACGGAATTGAGGTATGGAAGATGAACAATTCGATGGGTAGTTTTGGTGAAGAAGTTTCTGCAGAGTATGTGTGGAGGAGCTGGAGAAGAGGGCATACTGGTGTTTTAATTCCCTTGGCTGCTGCTGTGTTCTTGTTGCTTACGGCCTCTGTTtttatgttgaggaaaaagaatGGTTATGTGGGATGGTCGCGCTTGCCTGTAGATGTTTCTGAAACTAATTTGAAGTTTGCCAATCAGTTCTGA
- the LOC140839097 gene encoding uncharacterized protein: protein MSVENEYQSCPHNASGNFGVVLKEPKISYTREFLVSLSNLDICRRLPSGFDELLLSEFEGTSESIPDRPRIPGSLSLLSFRRSHYDSSPPAQGDSGNYSRSINGKWESRSSGRSDRDNGSQFDRDSESGRRIGNQARGSWQTHEHDGLLGSGSFPKPFGNAPGMSAAKIRTNEHFQLSKSNEPYHPPRPYKAVPHSRRDTDSYNDETFGSMECTSEDRAEEERKRRASFEMMRKEQQKAFQEKQKSNLENQKDGISDLFEDLDDSKKERGLFVRKNELEVSAAIPIISNDLEKSSFALHSPASRPLVPPGFQSNVLDKNSGVKSLILPPLSEVRKPVTGVGLSESEANLIQNITKDDLEQQLSQEIKLIDGQPAEKMKYPHLLNKDDTMNLRPTLDTPPTKHGMKDRIFHGSSHFNFHGTLDDFGIVELDAKVSDHTDAKESDYTDAKVSEDTVSESNQNYSTSALENFFGSTLSMNSGGSTSAEHHDSKPDDTWRPDFVPSSKFAQWFFDEEVKSVDVSSGRPDDLLSLIVSGDKGRCQVSDSEAAECFPPDFSSKTSEQSDQSKLDIMSVDNGVYKQLSINNDEETIPAVLTCEDLELIILSEYSAKSTAGLSVLKGSSSSSPNTERQSAHVDGHASVHLLSLLQKGTGVDINFGEKISGSQEYNVETTVDMTKWEENNSDVPSSVNTLTLETLFGTAFMKELQSVEAPVSVHGVPIGSAQGDAPDPPGLPFPASDNGLSSPRRDKFGLQRPSLDYGISASNHKQQTKPTKAENWNGYDGSLTNITSSKHHTEAAPMHIGFQEGAETQLPELNSFSSSDPRGHWMSNFMSIGSSSNNENSSLDGHVDIMDKLAAISSVKDHQLIGGLEKRHFIRDPYEQVEPHIPYRSLQMQQSLPQFQMPQMSQVRPLYHHLESHPAHMNPQMKLRGPETVFNYDSLVNRQIQSNLNRPFPHQNVRFAGFEVPSHHSALHQQMQVPGNHPPHLLPDFSRGGNQAAYFLPEVNKMQNYSFGHHAPKIGSHGVPFTDINSGGNTSESFQMLIEMERRANSKQSHPFAPSHNRGSHGYEPDLDFQYR, encoded by the exons ATGAGTGTAGAAAATGAATATCAAAGCTGTCCGCACAATGCTTCTGGAAATTTCGGAGTAGTTTTAAA GGAGCCTAAAATATCATATACGAGGGAGTTTCTAGTGTCTTTGAGCAATTTGGATATCTGCAGGAGGCTGCCAAGTGGATTTGATGAATTGCTGCTGAG TGAGTTTGAGGGCACCTCCGAGAGCATACCAGATCGACCAAGAATTCCTGGGAGCTTGTCCTTGCTGAGTTTCAGACGGAGCCATTATGACTCATCTCCACCCGCTCAAGGGGATTCTGGTAACTACTCTAGGAGCATCAATGGAAAATGGGAAAGCCGTTCGTCAGGGAGGAGTGATCGAGACAATGGATCTCAATTTGACAGGGATTCAG AATCTGGAAGGCGTATTGGGAATCAAGCTCGAGGGTCTTGGCAAACTCATGAACATGATGGGCTCCTTGGAAGTGGTTCATTTCCGAAACCATTTGGAAATGCGCCTGGGATGTCGGCTGCAAAGATAAGAACAAATGAGCACTTTCAACTTAGCAAGAGCAATGAGCCATACCATCCTCCACGACCATACAAG GCTGTGCCTCATTCAAGAAGAGACACAGACTCCTACAACGATGAAACTTTTGGTTCAATGGAGTGCACTAGTGAGGATAGAGCAGAGGAGGAGAGGAAGAGAAGAG CCTCTTTTGAGATGATGAGGAAAGAACAGCAAAAGGCTTTTCAGGagaagcaaaaatcaaatctggAGAATCAGAAAGATGGTATCTCAGACCTTTTTGAAGATTTGGATGATAGCAAAAAGGAAAGAGGACTTTTTGTGAGGAAAAATGAATTGGAGGTCTCTGCTGCAATTCCAATAATCAGTAATGATCTTGAGAAATCTTCTTTTGCTTTACACTCTCCTGCATCTAGACCTCTTGTTCCTCCTGGTTTTCAAAGCAATGTTCTTGATAAGAATTCTGGTGTGAAATCTTTGATTCTTCCTCCTTTGTCAGAG GTCAGGAAACCTGTTACCGGGGTAGGCCTCTCAGAATCTGAAGCCAACCTTATCCAAAATATTACGAAAGATGATTTAGAGCAGCAGCTGTCTCAGGAGATCAAATTAATTGACGGGCAGCCTGCAGAGAAAATGAAGTACCCTCACCTTTTAAACAAAgatgacactatgaatttaCGCCCAACTTTGGATACGCCCCCCACAAAACATGGCATGAAAGATCGTATATTCCACGGCTCTAGTCATTTCAATTTTCATGGAACCCTGGATGACTTTGGGATAGTCGAACTTGATGCTAAAGTATCAGATCATACTGATGCCAAAGAATCAGATTATACTGATGCCAAAGTATCAGAGGACACTGTTAGCGAATCCAATCAAAATTATTCAACTTCAGCATTGGAGAACTTTTTTGGCAGCACATTATCCATGAATTCCGGTGGTTCTACTTCTGCTGAG CATCATGATAGTAAACCTGATGATACATGGCGCCCCGACTTTGTACCGTCTTCAAAGTTTGCCCAATGGTTTTTTGATGAAG AAGTAAAGTCTGTTGATGTGTCATCAGGGAGGCCAGATGATTTATTATCACTAATAGTCAGTGGTGATAAAGGTAGATGTCAAGTTTCTGACTCAGAAGCAGCTGAGTGTTTTCCACCTGATTTCTCCTCCAAAACATCGGAACAATCCGATCAGTCTAAACTAGACATCATGTCTGTTGATAATGGTGTCTATAAACAGCTAAGCATTAATAACGATGAGGAGACTATTCCTGCCGTGCTTACCTGTGAAGACCTTGAACTGATAATTCTATCAGAGTACAGTGCAAAAAGTACAGCTGGGCTCTCAGTCCTAAAAGGTTCGAGCTCAAGTAGTCCAAATACTGAACGACAAAGTGCGCATGTTGATGGTCATGCATCTGTACATCTGCTTTCTCTTTTGCAAAAGGGAACTGGTGTGGATAtaaattttggagagaaaataTCAGGTTCTCAAGAATACAATGTGGAGACAACAGTCGATATGACTAAATGGGAAGAGAACAACAGTGATGTCCCCAGTTCGGTTAATACCCTGACACTTGAAACACTCTTTGGAACTGCTTTTATGAAGGAGCTACAATCAGTTGAAGCACCTGTTTCTGTACATGGAGTACCAATTGGGTCTGCTCAAGGTGATGCGCCTGATCCTCCTGGATTACCCTTTCCAGCCTCAGATAATGGCCTTTCTTCCCCTAGACGCGATAAATTTGGCTTGCAAAGACCAAGTCTTGACTATGGTATTTCAGCTTCAAATCACAAACAGCAGACAAAGCCGACTAAGGCTGAGAACTGGAATGGCTATGACGGTTCCCTAACTAATATAACTTCATCAAAGCATCATACAGAAGCAGCTCCAATGCACATTGGGTTTCAAGAGGGTGCTGAAACTCAGCTACCTGAATTGAACTCCTTTTCTTCAAGCGATCCTCGTGGCCACTGGATGTCAAACTTTATGTCAATTGGTAGTTCGAGTAATAATGAGAACTCTTCTTTAgatggacatgttgatatcatgGACAAACTGGCGGCTATCAGTTCTGTTAAAGATCACCAACTCATTGGAGGCTTGGAAAAACGGCACTTTATACGTGATCCTTATGAACAAGTGGAGCCTCACATTCCCTATCGCAGTCTTCAGATGCAGCAATCTTTGCCACAGTTTCAGATGCCACAAATGTCTCAAGTGAGGCCATTATATCATCACTTGGAGTCACATCCTGCTCACATGAATCCCCAGATGAAGTTACGGGGTCCTGAAACCGTGTTTAACTACGATTCTCTAGTCAATCGTCAAATTCAGTCAAACTTGAATCGACCTTTTCCTCACCAGAATGTTAGGTTTGCAGGATTTGAGGTTCCATCACATCATTCAGCTTTGCATCAGCAGATGCAAGTGCCGGGAAACCATCCTCCTCACTTGTTACCTGACTTTTCAAGGGGTGGCAATCAAGCAGCTTACTTTTTGCCAGAAGTTAATAAGATGCAAAATTACTCTTTTGGGCATCATGCACCAAAAATTGGCAGCCATGGGGTGCCTTTTACAG ATATCAATTCTGGAGGCAATACTTCTGAATCTTTTCAGATGTTAATCGAAATGGAGCGTCGTGCAAACTCAAAGCAGTCCCACCCTTTTGCTCCTAGCCATAACCGTGGAAGTCATGGGTACGAACCAGACTTGGATTTCCAATATAGATAG